GCTCGCTGCTCAGTCCATCAGATTTACTGATGCCCGGGCACAGGTGAGAAGCCACCTTCTTGGGGCCATTTTACAATTACAGATAACCAGCTCCCTGCTTGCTTACTTACTTGCTTCAGTCAAGTGATGTCCTTGAATCATGATGGGCCCCCCCCCATGCCTTTCTGTCCCCCATTGTCGATTTTAAATCTGTTGATTCCAAACCCGTGTCCATTTTAAGAATGTCAGTAGAGGGTAGGTTAGTGCGGGTCTTCAAGGTTTCCTCCTCCCATACTTAGGGGTCCACAGAACAAAATTGGATACTGGCTCGTCTTTGCTCCTGTAGCAGTGGCCAGCAAAACCCATCCTTCTTAACCAGCTCCAGTAAATCTCAATAAAGAAaatgcattcacatttgaatgttcaagtATTTTTCTTGGGGATCGTCGCCTCCAAGATGCCTGCAGAAGTTGCCTCCTGTTTATCATCAATAGTCTGGGATGGGTGATTTAGAATTGTGTGTTCagaagcctgaagcctttctcagattcaaattttggggttgAAAGTTACAACTTTctgtaaaactacattacttcaaagggaataCAAATGTTGTTGTTGGGTAGCTACCTAACGTGAACTCTGCCTTTAATGACCTTTTATTTTATATGGACTGTACAGCAAGCTGTATGCGCCCCAAGCAGGATCTCCTTCTTGACAGGACGGCGCCCTGACTCCACCTTACTGTGGGACTTCAGGTCCAGCTATTGGCGCCAGTCTGCGGGCAATTACACCACCATACCACAACACTTTAAAGACAACGGCTACTACACATTGTCAGCTGGCAAAGTATTCCATCATGGTGAGTatagcaggcctgtatgcttcggttgtgaaagggcaagggcaccaaggcattttctccttggtaaagggcagccaatgaggaaattgtaaatttctactggagcatttcaagggcatcaaggcattgaCCTGGGGCATCCGAGGCAATCCCCTTTGTCGCCTTTGtggagtatcaggcctggtataGTAATACGCTGGCTCAGCCAGATGTTTAAGTTGGTGGACAAGGTGGCATAACGTGGCAGTGCGGTTAAGAACACCAGTCTCAAGctcatcagcagagtgtgggttcgagtcccggtcgtggcacttgtgcTCTAgagcaagattttttttttcttctttttttctttctttttacttATTTGCAATGCTCAAGTTTACACATACTTGTAACAATACAACATACAAGAACAAATTACATACCAAGGAGAAACAAAGaggggacaaaaaaaaaacaaatttgtgcaggtTGTTGTTGTCCAAAGctattttttctccaatgtgtAGTGAAACTTAACTAAGTTCAAAAAGGAGGTCATATTCGGTTTGTTGTTCTTGAACCTACAATTATAGATAGCTTTCTTCGCCAAAATAATACATACATTTTCCAACAGTACCTCAGAGTTATGTACATCAAGGCCAAAAATGATAGATTTATACTCCAATTGGATGGCAACATAAAATAATTTCTCCCACCAGTTCTCTACATTCGCTCTAGAGCAAGATGCTTTAACATAATTACTTTGTCcttatcatggaagagtagggTTTAACCCCTGTGTAAGTTCTGGTTCACAAAGCAAGCACCCTtggcttgtgagctacagtgatcAAATTCACTTATGATGCATCATTGGTTTCTTTACCAGAAATGTATATTAATAAAAGTAAAGACAACCGCatggaaatttacttggtaagtctgcagccacctagcgttccaaagtctcccaaagtctcccatgttctcaacaaattgtgaagattattattattatttttctttaaaggtcCTTGCTCCAACAACACTGATGACTACCCTTATAGCTGGTCAGTACCTTGCTACTGGCCGACCAGAGAACACAAAACAAGCAAGGTGTGTATTTGAGTACCATTTTTTACCTGGCATATATTTGAACGAAGTTACATGTAACTTAACTATGATATTGTATATAtgattttaggcattgcatggtgagatatcaaaatatatttggtttgcgataacccCACAATTTTTAGATTGTTTTGGAGAATTCAGCCATGAGATTGTAGTACGCATTGATTGTTGATTGAGTTCGGGCGGTATGTTCTTAGATGCTCAAGAACGCATAGGATCGCTGTTCATGTTTCTTCAAGCCGAAGATGATGATGTAGCACCTTCTTGTACAGTGTTCTCGACTGATCCCTGCTGAAAGGTAGTGTTTGATCTAATGTTCTGAGTGTATTGTTCTCGGGATGTGTTCTCATCGTTCGGGCGGGTGAACAGTGCACTCGGGCCAAGAACACACTGCCGGAACTCAGCTATTCAGTTTGTTTGAATGGTTTGAATCATGATATATTATCAGGCATgacattcttcctacttaaatATGATACCTTGGCTAGACTTGCGGACCAGAGGCAAATGGtcgtttcattttattttatttgccagcaaacagGAAAAATCACATCAAAAAATTGCGAATCCAAAGATCTACAAgaacaagcaaaacaataattttaagaAGAATACAAATGGTCTGTTGCCGTGATAGTTGATTCTTGGTGGTGGCGTAATGATTAAAGTCTTTGCAATCAAatactgctctcgcgagatcactgctttCGCGCGAAGCTGCCAGCTGCCAACTATGAGcgcgagagcagtagtctcTCCAGGGGCAAGCAGTCTCCTGTGAATATCGCCAGTGTCGCAGGAATCGCGGAGAGAGTCGGAACGTAATCAcggcgacagacatttaacaacttgtccacaagtctacaccTGGCCTGCCATTTATTTCTGTGTCGGTGTGTCATTTTAATTTCTCATAAATCTTTGTTTTTGTCAGCCATattgtcttgtttttatttgagcCCAGTTTGAGTGCTATTGGTgagtgaaatattttgttttcagcaCTAAACTGCTGCAATATGCATAGAGAGCTTAGTTTACCATATCTTTGTTCAAGAAGTCAGTtcaagttttgagtttttcaacATAGAAAATACTGCATCTAAATCTGCTGAGCTTTATAATGTAGTAAAGTATAGGAGCTACGCTGAGTAACAGATGCAGAAACCAACATTAATCGTGCAACCCTAAATCCCAGTTCCTCACACAAATAAAATTAaggaaatcaatgtgtggtgaagaggttttcaactagtggtttaatcccaacgaggcctggttcttgataattttaccgagacgaagtcgaggtaaattatcaagaaccaggcctcggcgggtttaaaccactagttgaaaaccgattcaacacactttgattcccattcataaataccttattcggtcaaaaaacatcaacactttggtcaaaaagttaaataaatgcaaaatttttaatttttcaatgatttctttcaacacaacacccctccagctatgaaacggTAAGGCCTCGGCCcgatcgggtaaacaactcctcgTAAGGGAATGTTGTGTGTGTcgtgcgtgatgtggcacaactgtttcagctattgttctcgaccaataggaatgaagaaactgtaaactgtcttataagaacaggtgcaaggtcgcatgtcacgcccatgtttttaacactttttactggtcataaacaaaggtttctacacacccacgtgacgcgctctccaccaataggaatagcgaaactgtctgaggtatttatgaatactcttttaaagacactagacgctattgataattattcaaaatagttgTAGCATAAACAACaaatggtaacaagcaacggagagctgttgataaaaacatCGTGGGAAACAGTctcctctgaagtagtgtagtttttaagaaagaagtaattttccactctttgattttgattttgaggtcccaaaatcaagcatctgaaagcacacaactttgtgtgataagggtgttttttcttccattattatctcgcaacttcaacgaccattgagttcaaattttcacaggtttgttattttgtgcattatgttgagatacaccaagtgaagtgagaagactggtctttgacaattaccaaagatgtctagtgtctttaaaccatttTACTGTGAGGTTATTAGAGCaggtctttaaagggtttgggcaATTTTTGTGcgacacaaaatacaaaagtacacagattttcattaaacatACATGGTttcaagataatgatagtagaaagcttttcttaaaatatattacttgctgaagtgttATTTCATTTGGAAAATCCGCTTTAAAACGTTTGTCAAAGACAAGGTATACCTTTAACTTTTGGAACTGTTTGAGTGTGTTAATcctgtataaatgtagatgtatacagaTAAAACTATCAtgcaaacattttatttcaaaaggtgctTGCACTTTTTTGATATTGCCGTAAAAGAAGAGCAATTACATCCACACAAGAAGAACACTCCGTTATAGGAATCCCAAACTCAGCTTCAAATATTGGGGCATAAAAACCTGATAGCTTTTTACATAATAACATTATGTCGCagggaaatgtttctcaaaatgctttatactattgaaagctgctttGCTTTGCTTGAATTGATTTAAGTTTAAAATTACTAATGAAtacagtggaagaaaaaacccttaTGTGCCTCTCGTTAACACTCTAACAGTCAAGAGCGCTTTGCTGTTCAAATctacttacaccgtttgaagataatgatagtagaaagcttagcTTAAagtattactagctgaggtgctgtagtttttgagaaattagtaaaacaatgtcacgaaaatacgctttacatgctaaaataattgttgtgctTCCAAAAAAGACATTTTTTGGTTAGAACTGCACTTGCGGGGTGGTTTGACAGTGTGTAGaggaaatattaaataaaaggGATCATAGACACCATAGACAACGCCCAAAGCCCACTTTGAGCAAGTTTGAGTCCCTACATTTAGTCAactactgaccagcaacatACATGCGCAGTGTTGCACTCACTCGAACAACTCGTTTGGAAGCCTAAGTCAACCGTCGGTACCTTGGTATTCAACACTCCATTGCCTTCAGTGTTGtcgctatagtgtcactggttccccctTGGGCTTTGGCTTTACAaatgttagcatggaacaggctacCGGGACCGGGAAGAAACCATGGTCCTGACGCTTGTTCTAGATGGTCAACCaaagtagtcaaccaatggtcgaccaacctgggtttgagtcaaaatagtcaaccttttGTTAACCATGGtgcccactcgaacttgctcaatgTTGCTCTACTAAACATGTCTGCCCCATTTATACTGGATATACGTGTTAATGGTTTCCTTGTGTGGTACAGGTATGCCCAGGGCCTGATGGCAAGCTTCATGCATACACCATGTGTCCCGTCAACGTCACTGAGCAGCCCGGCGGCACCCTGCCAGACATAGACAGCACTAACTACGCCATATCGGCTCTTCATGATCTAGCCGCTGTAAAAGACGAGAAGAATCTTCTTATGCATCACAAAGGCAATAAGCCATCGGTGATCAATCCTGCGTTGCATACTCCATTCTTCATGGCAGTGGGTTATCATAAACCACATCTACCATTCAGGTATGAGAGTTTGAAAATCACAGCCCTCATTTTTTGCCCATTGCCTAGTCTTGGTACCAAGACACTCCTGTGGATGCAGTTAGGAAACCTAACACTATCTAAACCACTCGTCACTTGTAGACTTTTGGTAGACTGAGTCGACTAGAAATTTAACAGAGTGTCATGGCCTCGTGGTTTAGTGCACTTGACTCAAGGTCTAGTACTGCAAGGGTGTGGATTTGGGTCTCGCTAgtggcacttgtgtctttgagcaagccATTATTGCTATGTCCTTCAGATTGGGTGTATTAAAGTCATAGATCCCACGTGTTGTAAAATGCACGTGACGTGAAATAATCCAACACTTCAAAGGAAACAAGTTTGCCCACAGATGTGTCTGAAAGGGTTAGCTACAAAGTGCACTACATTCCCTTGTAACCTTCTATTGGCCTTTCAAAGATCCCTCATAAGAGAACTTAATCGCTGAAGCTTTCAAGCTTGGGCAAACctgtgcttgctatgtgaaccagaaacatcaGGGTTAACCgataattaattttctttatggacaatgagcatcagcttgaagatgattcgttgagaaaTATGAAGCCAGTTTCAGAAtgacaagtgagaatactggtctttgacaattacctctctttaaagacagtggacactattggtaattgtcaaagaccagtcttctcactgggtgtatctcaacatatgcataaaataacaaacctgtgaaaatttgagctcaaccggtcatcaaagttgggagataataatgaaagaaaaaacacccttgtcacacgtgttgtgcgctttcagatgcttgatttcgagaccttaaattctaaatctgaggtctcgaaatcaaattcgtggaaaattacttctttctcgaaaactctgtcacttcagagggagcagtttctcacaatgaacagttatactaccaacctctccccattacttgttaccaagtaaggttttgtgctgataattatgttgagtaattaccattagtgtccccTGGCTTTAACAGcgatcatgtttttatcaaccccccccccccataggtACCCAGAGGAGTACAAATCTTTGTATCCTCTACATACAATGAAGATGGCCCCAAACCCAAACTATACTAAGGATCTTCCGCCGGTAGCATGGGAACATTGGAGAGATGTACGAGTCGGTGAAGATATTCCAGTCCAAAAAGAAAAGGACTACTACGGCCCTATGccgccaaaataccatgtaagTGTTAGGAGCGGTACTTGTGTtgttttcatcatcatcataatcatcattTAGGCTGTGTTCATCAAGTGTCGTAAGATGTAGCTCCCCTCATGTAAACGctattcatttatattttgtGCAGTTCTCATCCATGTTGTTTCTGCATAAACCCTGATgacatctctccatcttcttctctgtctacctcttttccttttcccttGTCCTTGGTTGACAATCAATTATTCttgttgttcatctgttgtttTAATAATATGTAATTCTCCAGTTTGACatctttcattatcttcaagcaggCTTAAATCCTTGATTCTGACTGGTCGATCCATAGCAACAAGGAGTGTGATATAAACTTATATTGCACGGCCCTTACATGTATTACACCCTGCATATTGTGTGTTCTAGCTCCGCATATTGCTATACGCAAAATGTACGCTTACAGCTTATATGAGAAGTTAATGTAAATTCAAAAGTGGCGTGTTTCCGTCAaataactttggttttacccttgcactgatgtgtgttagcactgtatactcagtactatcCCAGGCATTTTactggggtgggattcgaacccacgacctgattgtgattttttgttttcatgttgttTCCAGCTGCTGATGCGTCAGGCGTACTTTGCTGCAACGTCTTACATTGACCATGAGATCGGACGCTTGCTGTCGACACTAGAACAAGTAGGATTTGCAAACAACACTATTATTGCTCTCACTGGGGATCATGGTAAGtggcttttatttatttattttttcgggGATGGCAAGTAAGTCTCATACTCAGAATTTCATTTAAGAAAATCTATATTTCCAATTTTAAACTCGTTTATAATTTCATGTCTGATTTAAAAGCGCAGTTAGTGAGatcacaaaatattttgttgattaAATCAATGAAGATGTCGATATGAAGTTGAAGACTTGCACAGTTTATGCCTAGGGCTGGTCAGGCTCAGACACTATACTGCCCTGTATGCTTCTTTTTATCCAGCCATTTTTCAccttggttaagggcaccctatgagcaaattgtaaataaattccTACcgcagcatttcaagggcacaaagacTTTGACCAGGGGCTTAAGCAAAAAAgattttgtgcttgagcagctctatgaaattgggccatggggaCATGGAGACAATTGCCTTCAATGCCTCCGTGACGTATCAGGCCTGACTAAATGTTGCTTGTTTTTCTGGTATCAGGTTGGCAGCTTGGTGAGCATCAGGAATGGTCCAAGTACAGTAACTACGACTCTGCTACACAAGTGCCCCTTATGTTTTACATCCCTCAAGTCACCAATAAACGCTGGAACCATCCACACAGATTCAGCCTCATCAACCCGCTTAACACCATCACGGACTTCAACACATCATGTGCAACATCAGGTTTTGCAAGCGACGCTTTCGCTGAGCTGGTGGATTTATTCCCGACCCTTTCTGAAATAGCCGGGCTAACCGTACCCCCAGTATGCCCCATCGATACCTTCCACACCCAGTTTTGTTCAGAGGGGGTAAGTCTGGCACCCGTAATCCACAACATTACTGACACACCGAGTAAGGTGGGTATCATACGCTGGAAGAATGCCAGTTTTAGTCAGTACCCCCGGCCGACATTCTACCCGTCGCATAAGACCAATACGCCGCAGCTCCCAGAGATAAACATCATGGGTTACTCTATGCACACTAAGGACTATCGCTATGTGGAGTGGCTGCCGTTTAATCATACCACGTTTGCAGTGAACTGGTTGAAGCCTTTAGCCGTGGAGTTGTACAGTTATAGAGAAGACCCTCTGGAGATGCAGAATGTGTATAATCACACTGCGTATCAAAATGTGGTTAAAGACCTAGCGCGTCAACTCAGACAGAACTGGAGGCACGCTTTACCGATCACCCACAATGGTACGCACCCATAGCTCTATTATGGGTGCGCTCGATTAGCTTCCTTGGGTAGACCCAACtgtgctcactcaggtgagcccctgacaagagctaatcgaacgatcattcaccctctcgtagtgacgtcatgcacctgggaccagcccccaagtgacctaCTCCACAAACAGGGCACTTGGGGTTgaccctggaatgacgtcaaagctattcgaacgtaccggggtcagaccggggttgacccagggaagttaATCGAAAGCatccaataataaaaataataataaagacatttgaaAGCGCCTTATGCAAAAGGCTCTAAGTGCATTTAGAAGTTTTCCATCAGTTTTtagtaaaattatttatttgcttttcAGGGAATGAAATCTTTCTTGTTACTTATACTGTATTTTGATCGGAGCTCATGTTGTGCATAATGCTTCATTACATAATGTGTTATTTACCGACTTTCAAATTAATGTATCCCTCCGAACTTTATATTTTGTGCTACGGCAGTTTAATGCTCATCTTAGGTTGGCTTTTATCAACTTGTATGTTATGGACTAtatattttaacaattttaaataacttCAGATTAACAatatttaaggcactggacattattggtaattactcgaaataatttttagcataaaaacttacttgagctgttgatagtataaaacattatgagaacgGGTCCATGAAGTAGCaaattttttaagaaagaggtaatttctttacttaaatattaaaaagcttcaagcctgaagtcttgtattattttgttagaCACctaaaggcacacaaatttgtgcaagtagggtggttttttttccattaaactatcttgcaacttcgatgaccatttcagttcaaattgtcaaagatttgttgttttatgcatatattgggatacaccaagtgagaacactggtctttgacaattactaaaggtgttaAGTGAATTTGATAACGCTAATGAGTGTGCAGTATAATTGTAATTTAAGGTAACAgtaattatttggttttacccagatacacagatgtgtgtcagcactgtatacataTACTCCGTACTTTCTAACAAGTTTTGTTGAGCAAAAATCACAGcaaattactcgagtgggattcgaacccacgacgtttgcaattctaaagcagtgtcttaccaactagaacctggagattgcccggtagctagaggcagttcaaaatcctggatgcaaattcaacatctattaaattaagGTACCAGCAGTCGAactcacaaagagttaggatcggtcctaacttaggactaggtctaggagataataaaaaataagttcagacgagtaactcatcctaactcgatcCACGcatgtattatcattattaataagggaatcaatgtgtggtgaagaggttttcagctagtggtttaatcccaacgaggcccggttcttgataattttaccgagacgaagtccaggtaaattatcaagaaccaggcctcggcgggtttaaaccactagttgaaaaccgattcaacacactttgatgaatccattttttaaataatatatttaaaacaaaatcgatATGGCATACAGTATCTGTAGGAGCATCCAAAGGCGCTGGTCGCTGGCAAACCACTCTGGTTGCAACCAAAGATTGAAAAAGATAGGTCTTAAAatgacattcataaatacctcagacagtttcactattcctattggtggagagtggtcacgtgggtgtgtataaacctttgtttatgaccagtaaaaagtgttgaaacatgggcgtgacacgcgagcttgcacctgtgcttataagacagtttcttcattcctattggtcgagagcaacggctgaaacaactgtgccacatcatgcgatacgcacgacgcgcacagcattcccttgtaaggagttgtttacccgagggccttaccatttcatagctggaggggtgttgtgttgaaagaaatcattggacaattataatttttgcatttattttactttttgaccaaaaagtgttgatgtttttttaccgaaaaggtatttatgaatgggaatcaaagtgtgttgaatcggttttcaactagtggtttaaacccgccgaggcctggttcttgataatttacctcgacttcgtctcggtaaaattatcaagaaccaggcctcgttgggattaaaccactagttgaaaacctcttaccacacattgattcccttatttaaatgTAGTGGataattttgtgcttattttCTTCCGTTTTCTATTTttgataatttatttatttcaatcataataaattattaacaaattaaaatcaatttttttaaatatgataTACTAACTGTGAGTCTTTCTATAACAGCAATTTCTTTATTAGCAGTATAACTTAGGTTTTgtgatttacaaataaaagcTTAGaagttttgtaagtaaattttCCAGAAGGTACTAATATTTTGCAGTACTAATAAATGATCATGAGGTGTCATggaatttgaaatgattttgccgttttgctttttctgtatcTGTACCAGTTTTACATTTGCACTATTTTGGAAGGTTGTGCATTCTGCTTCACCAGCCATGTTCCCGAATTGataatacccatgcctacatccttacagactgtggagggggtaaccctgtttcagccccaggagtaggtggctcctagtggatgatacccaagcctacatccctacagactgtgaagggggtaaccctgtttcagccccaggagtaggtggctcctagtggatgatacccatgcctacatccttacagactgtggagggggtaaccctgtttcagccccaggagtaggtggctcctagtggatgatacccatgcctacatccttacagactgtggagggggtaaccctgtttcagctccaggagtaggtggcagtgTGCCTCTGGTGTCGGTTGGTTTTggtcgacagcccaaatcagaTTTAGCCCTCGCCCCAGAAGTGGCCATCCGGTCcatccaaaaaataaaatattacccCCAAATAATACGTTTTTTTAATCCACTGGCATGGGAACAAAGGAAGTAGGAAAACATGCCAAATTGCTGGGAATGAAATTTGTCACAGAGGATGGAGGAACTCATTTAAGGCAGCAAGCAAAACATTGCAACATTCTAAGACAGTAATATGTAGCCAGGACATTGTTTTATGTGGgggcacaggggtcgatttcacaaagagttaggactagtcctaacttagtcaATAggagtcctaggagatatacaaattgcatggatagtcctaagttaggacgagtaactgatcgtaactcgagataagactagttctaactctttgtgaaattcaccccagGGCACAGAAGTGAAGGGAAGAGATGATAAAGGACATGGTTTTTCAGCTTTccggttgggggggggggacacctgATATCTGAAATTAAGGGAGGAATGAATCGCACAGCTTGAAGACCTCTAGTGAAGTTGATAAATGAAACCAACGATGCCTCATAAGCCAGAGGAAAACCCACACCAGCTATTGGAgtaaaatggaaataaaagagcTGTACAAAATTAGGTAAAGGTTTTTTAAGAGGTACCCCTTCAAGCTAAATCAATCTCAAAAACCACGTCTGCCCTCACACTGGGTACCCATGTACCCCTCGGTGAAAAGACGCAATGATGgttgaagtgtcttgctcaaggacacaagtgtcgtgaccgggattcgaacacacTGCTTGATGATGACTGACTTGAGTAAAGATGGCCAGAACTTGATCCAGTCCAATGCACTTAACCACTCGGCAATGACACATCACAGCATGAACAGTAACATAATGCCAGTAGCGTATCTAAGGTATGCATGGCAGGTATGGCACGTGTCCAGGGTGCCActtgattggggggggggaggggcatgCCAACGGGCAGTTTCTATCAACGTCAGTAAAACAATCCTCAGAACATTTGTGAATGATATACAACGTATTGCCTTACCAACAGAATAGCTGCAGGAACACTCTCCAACCCtctaaatttaaaggcactggacgctggGCATCGGtgatcactcaaaataattgttagcataaaaacctctttgttaacgatcaatggagagctgttgatagtataaaacactgtcaGAGACGGCTCCCATTGAAGTAacaacggctccctttgaagtaacgtagttgttgagaaagaagtaatttctcacaaaaatattcgaatttgattttgagacagaattagattttgaggtcacaaaatcaagcatctgaaagcacacaccttgtgcgacaagggcattttcttccattattctttcgcaactttgacgcaaatttttcacaggtttgttattttgtgcatgttgagatgcatgttgacaccaagtgagaactaacactggtctttgaaaa
Above is a genomic segment from Asterias amurensis chromosome 6, ASM3211899v1 containing:
- the LOC139938580 gene encoding iduronate 2-sulfatase-like; this encodes MMMFLFTLLLCLVKVKVIISIQLQQQFNKGGKPNVLFLVIDDFRPALGSYGERVHTPNMDQLAAQSIRFTDARAQQAVCAPSRISFLTGRRPDSTLLWDFRSSYWRQSAGNYTTIPQHFKDNGYYTLSAGKVFHHGPCSNNTDDYPYSWSVPCYWPTREHKTSKVCPGPDGKLHAYTMCPVNVTEQPGGTLPDIDSTNYAISALHDLAAVKDEKNLLMHHKGNKPSVINPALHTPFFMAVGYHKPHLPFRYPEEYKSLYPLHTMKMAPNPNYTKDLPPVAWEHWRDVRVGEDIPVQKEKDYYGPMPPKYHLLMRQAYFAATSYIDHEIGRLLSTLEQVGFANNTIIALTGDHGWQLGEHQEWSKYSNYDSATQVPLMFYIPQVTNKRWNHPHRFSLINPLNTITDFNTSCATSGFASDAFAELVDLFPTLSEIAGLTVPPVCPIDTFHTQFCSEGVSLAPVIHNITDTPSKVGIIRWKNASFSQYPRPTFYPSHKTNTPQLPEINIMGYSMHTKDYRYVEWLPFNHTTFAVNWLKPLAVELYSYREDPLEMQNVYNHTAYQNVVKDLARQLRQNWRHALPITHNGTHP